ATCGCCGGTGAAAAGATACTTCCAAACGGACAGGTTTGGAAATCCCAGTTTTTGTTATTATGCATTTGTACTAAAGTTCTGAGTGATGTCAATATCCTCATGAAATTTCAAGACAGCATTCATCTGGGGCCCTCAAATGCCACTCACGTGCCTTCTCTGCCGCATCTCCTCTCGTCTCTTCTACGTCATCGCTCTACCATTAGTCCAAGTGGAGGGGATGTTGAAGTTGATGAGAGCTTGGTTTCATATACGCAGGAGGAAGATGAGTATGATCAATTACCTCCAATCCGAATTCTAACAAAATCTCAGTTTGAGAGATTAACAAAATCACAGAAAAAAGACTATCTTGATGAATTGGATTATCGAGAGACCCTTTATCTAAAGAAACAGTTGAAAGAAGAGTATCGTAGGCAGATGGAGGTTAAGCTTTCCAAAGAGAAAAATATGGCAAGTGGTGATAATTCTGACAGTCAGCAGGCTTCCCAAGAAGAGGCTGTTTTATTACCAGAGATGGAGGTCCCTCCAAGTTTTGGCTCTAATTGCCCTGCACACAGGTATCGTTGCCTTGTTACAAGTGATCAGTGGATTATGAGACCTGTTCTTGATTCCCATGGATGGGATAATGATGTGGGCTTGGATGGGGTTAGCTTGGAAGCTGCTATGCAGGTGAACAGGAATGTGTTTACCTCTGTCGCAGGGCAGATGAGCAAGGACAAGCAGGATTTTAGCATTCAATCTGAGTGTGCTGCAGCTTACTTAGACCACAGTGGGACCACATATTCTGTAGGTCTTGATGTTCAGTCTGCTGGTAAAGATACCATCTATACGCTTCACAGCAACACGAAGCTGAGGAAGTTGTGGCACAATGTTGCTGAAAGTGGATTCTCATTGACGTCCTTTGGGAACAAGTATTACATTGGCGGAAAGCTTGAAGACACCATATCAGTTGGGAAGAGATTGAAACTTGTGATGAATGTTGGCCAAATGATGGGTCCTGAGCAAGTGGCGTATGGTGGCAGTGTTGAAGCTACGTTGAGGGGTAGAGACTACCCTGTGAGAAATGACAATGTGAGCCTGATGATGACTATCCTGTCTTTCAATAAAGAGATGGTGTTGGGTGGAAATTTACAGTCCGAGTCCCGGCTGGGGCGAGATATGAGAGTGTCGGTTAATGCTAATATGAATAACCGTAGGATGGGTAAGATAAGCATCAAAACAAGTAGCACTGATCATTTGCAGTTCAGTATGGTTGCGGCTTTCACAATTTTCTGGGCACTTTTACGGAAGAAGGATGTTAAAAGTACAGTTCATGAATAAAGGGAGATTGGATGagttttggttgctgttttttGTATGAAGAGGACAGAAGGTAATTTCAGAAGCTTTGTTCCAAACTTCTAAATGTTCGCTCTCGCTTAAGATGGCAACACGGGAGAATCCTAACGAGCTGCATCTGTTTTTGGCCATTGTTTAGCAGCATTCTTTTGCGTTTAACCGACGTGTTATTGAGTGAAGCGGCCAGCCTCCGAGCAGCGGTGAAGCAGTAAGCTCACTGAAGAGGTTTTTGTAGTGAAGTAAATTGAGGCAATAAGTGTACAGTTAAATCGTAGAGATGGTCTGTCTTATGTCTATGATATTCACAAAATAATTTGAAATAGGATTAGCAATAGGTGGAAATCAATATGATGTTTATGGTCCATGTTATTTATATTGTTATTGTTTACTTTCTTGGgtctattttttatgttttacttCAAAAATCATGTTTACCAAAAATTATCCAAATCCGAAATCTTATGATTGTTGGATGAAATTTGTATTTCTTGGTAGAACTGTATTCGATCATTTTTTTAACtacaaattaatgattttgaatttgtctaATGGACTTCCAGATAACTTGTCTAATGACTTTTCGGCAAACTTCGTAAAAGATTTCAGAGATTTGTCATCAATCATTCGTATTCTGAATCTGTGGTAGCCCAGAAACATGCCTAAGCTAAGAATATCCCCTCGTACATATATATTCTGATTCCTAAAACCTTACAAAGGGCTCTCTTCTGCTAGTCGGAAACAAGTAGGAAGAGGCCAAAGTAGCGGTGTCTTAAAACCTCATGTTTGTGTGAAATTTAAATCGTGCAACATTGTATTATTAGTCTATCATGTGACGGTGGTGTCTTCAGAGGATGTAGGCAAGTTTTTTATGCAAACAGGTGACACACTTACACCTGTGTCCGAACAAAATATTCATCAGGAATCAGGATGGGGTGAGGTTGTGAACTGTTGGGAGTATAGGTGAGTAATATCATGAAACCAATCGAattagggatgtgatatccacacacctcattttacttctcacacacccttctaattttcggccgttggatcggaagaattgaagaagatcaaatgatagaaattaacaagggtgtgtgagaagtaatttgaagtgtgtgaatagcacatccCATCGAATTATCAATATCAATACGTGATTAACTTGAAATAATATCGATTGCATTTGAACCAATTTAGGGCACGATATGTATTTGAACCAATTTTTCATAGGTCAATGTTTTGAACCACTAAATACTAATTAGtcacataaaacaaataaattgaatttttgtgtacCCTCTTGAATTACACCAAAGCCAATCATATCACCTTCTCCCTTTCGAGAGATTTTTCACTATCACTATCATCCAAGGTGTTACAAattatgtcattatacaaataataggatatatatgttaaaacgttaataaataaaaaaataaaatttctcaccacttgtataaaaacacgtggtgtaacACCCGTCCCGTcagaataaaaaatttatcctCTCTTTCACCCCCTTAATTAAGGCGAAGCTCCCCACAAAACCTCCGCAAAAATGGTGGCAGCCTCCGCGTCGGAAATAGACGCCTCCCTTACTCTCACCAATATCTGCTGCTTAAACGCCCTCCTCTCCCGCTGCCTCAGCCCCTCCCCCACCTCTAACTGCACTGTGAACCTCGCCACGCAGCTCGAAAACGGGTGGCTCTCCAAGAACCCCTTCTCCCTGCTCTCCCTCATCAAATCACCGCCGTGCTCCGACCTCTGCAACTCCACAAGCTTCTCAATCAACCCCTCCTGTAGCATCGCGTCAATAGCCTCCTTCCGCCCGAAATACCCGATTTCGAACACGCAGACCATCGCCATCACTCGCATTTCCAAATCTTCGGAATTCAGGAAGCTTATGATATTGGGTATTTCTCCGTTGAACTCGATCTCGTCGACGAGCGGCGATTTGATCAGCCTGACGAGCGCGCAGAGTACTCTGATCGCGTTCGGAGACGCGATTTTTATCAGAGAGCTGATCGTCGGCCGACCAATCAAAACTTGACCCACGAAAACATCTTTATTGAACTTGATCAGAGCTGCAATGGCGAAAGCAATGTGTTCTTTGACTCGCTTCGATGACCAAGTCGACTCGCACAGAACAGACTCGAGCGAGGTGACAATTTTGGACTTCAAGATCAAATCTTGCAACTCATGGTTGAACCCCTGCGCAACTCGGTCCTCGAACCGAGTCAGTAGTTTGATCAACTTGTCCTCGTCGCGAATTGGATCTTCTTCCAGAGCTCGCGTCAAGCTATGTAAGCACTCGCGGTCGATCCAAGCTTGAATTTCGGACTCGATAGACCGGGCGAGTTTGGAGAGGCAGTGAGTCGAGCAGCACCGAGTAAGGAAGGAGCGGATGCTGAGGTGGCCGCTGGACTGGCGGAGGGACTCGACGAGGGTTTTGAGGGTGGCGAGGTGCTGGGAGAGGGCGGATAGTTGTGGGTCCCGGGAGAGGATGTTGTCGGACTCGGTCTCGAGCTCGAGGAGGGCGTTAATGGCGGAGGATGAGTTTGAGTGGGGAATCGGGTGGGTCTGTAGCTCGTGGGAGGCTTGTTTTAGAGCTTCTAGGACCTTGAGAACTCGCGGGCCGTCTTCCTTCTGATGGAGCTTGACCTCCATGGATATGGCCATCAGAAGCTGTAGTGATTTTCTGAAGAAAAAGATACGGAGATTAaattattgaaatgaaataaataaaaataaacaaataagatgGGATTTTCTTGTTTCAATTCAACTCAACTCAACGACCATTCTTGGGTTTGGAAATACATTAATTTATTGATACAAAAGTGGTTGGAAATGGAGTTAGGGTTTTACTTCTGAAAGAGAGTTTTGCAAGAAAGAACTAACTCAAGAAATGCAATGGTATCATTGTGTTTGGGCCACGCATGGGCATGAGGTTCTGATGTTTTGGGGATTTAAGAATGAGATGTGAGCCATGACTTTATCATGTTTTTGCCATTCTTGGGATCGTCGTCTATGATGAGTCTATGCCCCCCAACTACATCACCTATTTGAAAAAGGTCCAAATTATAGGCTTATCAAGCAATTCCAATCATGATCCAAAATACTACAAAGCCCAAATTAAGATGGTGTTATTCACAAGCCATTTTTACTTTCTCCactcatttcttaattttcgatGATTGAATTGGAATGATGAAGATTAAAAAGGTATGTGTAGAAGGTAAAAAGCTATGTTTTTGGATAACACCACCCAAATAATATCATCAAATTTGAGAATGGACTAAGTTGAGATGAAGTTTAGGCCATCTCTACTGGATAGGGTTAAAGGTCCAAAAGTCAAAAAATGGCATTATTTGCCCAAAtatccatctccaaccgatgacGGGCTATAATTCTACAGAGCTCATTTGGCCATTATTTGGCCAAATGTAACCCTCCCCCTCTTAGCCTAGCTTgcaataattaattcaaattcaacaaTTAGATTTAAAAACATCTaacaataatttaatttaattaatcaataaatttaaagtataaacttaaaactaataagttATTGAGGGGCTATGTTTACCTATTCGATTGGAGATGATATATGAGCATGGTGTGAtactattaatttaaaaataattttttgcaagGCTATAATTTTAGACGAAGCTAGTTTAGCCATTTCAATTGGAGATGTCCTTTTCAAAGCCAAAAAACAatccaatgtttttttttttttttattcataacAAGGGATGTTCCATATTAATTTACACTAATAAAAAAGTGAAGATTTGAACCTCAAATACAGTGGCTTTAAGATAATCCAATGCTTTTGTTAAATCACGGAACTTATATGCCTTGTCATTCCTCAAGTTGGGGATATGTTACTGACCCTCTTAGTCGtactttcatttttctttttcaactcttctaATCATCTTGCAATATTTTAggagaattgttattggcacttcaaaaatctcattctacactccaaactttctatatttggaaagaaaaatacacttgtgaagagtgtaaaatgagatttttggagtgccaataccACTTCTCTATTTTATAATGTCATAGTTCACAAAGATCACTTCCAGGGCCGGCCCTGAGAATTTGGGCGCCCTAGGCAAGCTTTCGAAGTGGGGTCCTAAAATTCTCTGATCTCCGGTTCTTTGTACAttgatttatataaaaaaaattcgctaaatacataaaaagttatattttcacatcaaatatcattacaaattaatatcaaaagaagatatatatacaaacattatttaaaCATTACATGATTCATGTTTTTAGACACAAATATACTAAATGTTTGCAGTCAATTGTTtaagattgagagtgaagaacaataaaacttgatgatcaagagagttttaacaataaaacttgattgacgaGTATAATAAATTCAACGCCAATTGTTTCTCTTGTGTTTTTTGTTCTTCTAAAATCAACATCAGACTAACGAatagaatattaaaataatccattgaataaaaagttattgaaaagaaaaatataaaattcaaagttttgattaccttAAAATACAATCTTTAAGACCATATGATAGTTAGTTTAAACATTCAATAGAAATGAAGAGAATGGGAAGTTAATTTAAACATTCGATAGAAATGGAGAAAAtgagaagttgaaagaaaaaagattgcaaagagacttgagttttataactttatatgcatTTGGACAAATGGATTGGGAGTTGGACAGACAGATTGgcagtaaatttgaaaaacaagaaaacttaAGAAAAATCTAGTGACTGAAAGGCAGCTTCGTGTTtcaaactcaacaccccaaagaaaaatgaagccaACATTTCCACTACACTAACAAATGAATTATGATATTTCTtacctttttttatatttatatgttaattacaggatataaatttttttttgggccttTCGAAGTGGGGGCCCTAGGCAGGCACCTACTTAGGCTACCCTCAGGGCTGGCCCTGATCACTTCACAAAGTTTTACTGTTTAATTGAACAACATAGTTAGTATATTTATTAGATAATTATTAGACGACTAAATAACATCATTTTTTAACAAATCTGATCGGTCAAGAGTAACATATAAAATGAACGCTTTGAATCACCATCAacactacaaaataaaaaagtatgttgatgcacaaaaccggaggtcttggaacaacttaaatccgactgtgaatctgcaagtaatgtaaataacacaagatgtattgtggttcaccccaaggtttgggctacgtccacactgattatgtatttatctgagaagtgagggagagagattcaAAGCCTCCGAGGGTGAGAGTGAGGTCTCTGATGGCCTAGGAGATGGCCTCATCTAATTGTGAAGGTgaagggtccttttatagaataaggactcctcacttattacatatttgcccattcctttatcacataattacatttaagtcccttgagtatttgtacgatatctaaatacgaggccctgaATATGGtttaaacagtagtcccccaagtcttcagtcaagaaagtcttttggctagagacttgaaattcagtccatgtgtgggccgaagtaacaagatgttgtcttgaactgatgttcgatatgaggcggtgcttaatctgaaatgatgctcaactagaagtagcacacgctgcgagaCTGCTCGACtcatggcttatgttgccttggttggctcggcttgtggcgtttgaaggtgagggggtcccttttatagaataagggctcgctcctcaatacataaatgatgagttagagttgatgctcgcggcgaggcggttgctcagtaggcggtaatgctctctaatggttgtgagggagtcccttttatagaataaggactcgctcctcaatacataagtgatgggttaggagtgatgctcgcggcgaggtggttgcttagctggtggcgttgctctctaatgaaggtgagggagtcccttttatagaataaaggctcgctcctcaatacataagtgatgggttaggagtgatgctcgcggcgaggcggttgctcagttggcggcgttgctttctaatgaaggtgagggagtccattttataaaataagggttcattCCTCAGtccatgaataatgggtgctctctaatgaaaatgagggagtccattttatagaataagggctcgctccttaatacataaataatgggctaagtcccccaagtatttttcatgaggcccagttgaggcccaatatatgatacataatgtagtcccccaagtctttggtcaatagtgtctgttggctggagacttcaaattgaatccatgtatgggccgaagtggcggttgttcggaggcggtatttgtataccctgcattgaagctttgtaggtgaagctttgcaagtgaagctttgaagctagagttctgtaaatgaagctttcgaagttggagcttttataaatgaagattttgaagctagagctctgtaaatgaagcttttgaagctgattgacatgagtgatgctcatgaatgtttatgttgattgacatgagtgatgctcatggatgttgtcataagtgatgctcatgaatgttaacatgaatgatggtcatgaatgtttatgtatgattgtcatgagtgatgctcatgaatatttatgtatgaatgacatgagtaatgctcatgtataatttggagtactgggcgtacttttgatcacctggttggtggcatgaaggaaagtacgaattgtacatttcatcacctagttggtggtatgaatggctagttgccaaatgatattagagtatgggttgtacatttcatcacctggttggtggtaatagcggcgggttgccgaataattttggagtattgggcgtacttttgatcacctggttggtggtaatagcggcaggttgccgaataattttggtagtactgggcgtacttttggtcgcctggttggtgctattttgggctttgccatttttattttattttttatgattaccctctgatggggtttatacagatgtttccaaaagataaggaaaataaattacataattctggtggggtgtttattcctcacttttgctttctccttttgcttttcttaatCTCCTCGCTCATTCTCTATccatttcttccctttttctttttctgaaatattctctcaacaacatcatgatcttttctttttctattctgTTCATTTTTCCAGCAAGCCCACTTGACAGCGGATTGCACGTTACTCTCCAGCTCTTTCCATCATGACCTACAATAGGCTGTATAATTCCCTCTATTGCAGTAGGATTTACAGGAAGCGGTCGGCGATGAAGACAACGGGTCCAGAGCCGTTGTGGAGGGAGATGATAGGCTCGTACTGGACTTGGAGGTTGCGGATGAGCTGCTTGAGCTCCGAGATGGGTTTGGCATGACCTACCTTTTTCTTCAATCCCTACCACGAGTGATGGTGAAAATCTCATTCCAATCAAGTCTGATCTCAAATTGCTACCCGATGAACTTGCGACATTGTTCCCGAAATGGCCTGAAAATGTAGGATTTGAATGTAACTCATAATCCAAGATCTCTTCTTTAGTAACAATTGCCTTCTCATATTCCTGTTTATGACAATAAACTGCATAAGCCAGGCCGCCGGTCACACTTTGATCGAAAATTTCAACGATCGGAGTGGAGCAGAGCCTATGCGGTTGGTGCaactagggctgggttcggtttgaaacggttcggttttttgctaaaaccgaaaccgaaccgaaatttcggttcggttcggttcggtccgattttttttcggtttttttcggttcggtttttttcggttttgatttttttcggttcggtttcggttttttttcggttttttcatgattttttttttttaatatatggaGCTTGAAGcacattttttttctgcatTCGGCTGCAAATTTACCCTTTCTCTCCATTAACCCTCGTCGAAACAGTAACGATTTGAGGCATGCAACAACTGTTTCTTGTTCCTGTGATCTGAGGAGGAAAAGGATTTCATCCACCCAACTTCAGTGCCCACTGCAAAACGAAAAGATTAAAACTTTAGTCACAAAAAATCCACCGAAAAATATAAAGATTACAAAAATAATTGGAAACATTacccagaaaaaaaattgaacttcaaACGGAATTTAAAAATCAACattgacataaaaaaaattatcaaaaacaaacaaaaaaggtCAATTGAGAAAGGAGTatgcaaaaatgaagaaaagaatTGCGAAAAAAGGGGATAATCAAATATAGATATCAAggtagaaaaaaagaaagggaaagaaatggGTGAGActctcacaacacaaaaatcaaacaaatctacaatacaaaacaaaacaacaaccCATAAATTTACACCAAAATTTCAGATTCCCTCCATGgaatttactctaaaaaaacCCATAAATCGACAAAATAAATAAGAGAGATTGGAGATCTTACCCTGGAGTGAGAAGATCGAGAAACGGAGAGAGAAGAATGGAGAAGAATGGAGAAATTTGGACAAGAAGGGAGTCTGGAGGCGcagggcagagagagagagaagaggggaatgaaaaaagaaaaggttggCTGCTACTACTagtggctagggttttgttgatttctaattgcacaaaaggctatagatttatatctttataaatagtttagttaTACAACTATAACAAAACAATACCAATTGCCATGTTGGTTTCGTTGAAACCTCTCAACAGGAGTGCACGGGTTCAAACCCACATGCCTCCAGAACTttagagatttttttattttttataattaaaatattataaaaaaataattaaatatatattcggttcggttcggttcggttcggttttcgaacctcaaaaaccgaaaccgaaccagccatattcggttcggttcggtttgacagttttcggttcggttttttttcggttcggtttttttcggtctcggttcggtttggttctcggtttttttcggttttcggttttttgaacccacccctaggtgCAACGGCGTGTAAACTGTACTCACTCCCGTGGAAGAAAGGTTCGTTGGGAAACGAGCTGAGAGATGCGAGAATCACATAGAGCTGAGAGCTGAGAGCTGCAGAAGCCCAATAAGAAGGCTTAAGATTTTCGCCACAATCGCCAAACTACTGCTCGAAAATTCAGTTGTATTCTGCATCGCTGCCTTGAATTCTTGAACGAAGGTCAAGTTGAGATCTGCCAGAGAGTCCAAACAAGTCTCATGATCTGTCAATTTGGTGCTCAGCCACGTCTTTGATGTCGTTGATTTTGGCGGTGAGGGAAAACTTGTTGCCCTGATTCACATCCATGGAGGTCAGTGAGTCGTCGAGTCTATCAACCACGCCTTCAAACAGGCCCTCGCAGACGTCTAGAACTTTCTTGAGGTGGGTGTTATTGGTGATGTTCAGGCCGATTTTTGCCCCGTGATTACACCCAGTAGGGagtcaaggaaaaaaaaaacaagaatggACACCATGGATGGGATGCCATAGTGAACTGCAACTCGGATATGTGTATGAAATGTGAACTGTAACTCGAATTAATGGCATAACTTCCCACGAAGCAGTGCTCCAACATAGTCATGGAGTCTCCGTCAACAGCATCGGAAGTAGACGGAGGTGGGCATATCGGTGGTCGGTGGGCTGCGGAAGAAGGGGCTTGGCGTGAGGCCATGGCTACTTCTGGACTCCAACGGGCAAACCCAAGTTGTAGAAGCCGGGCATTATGGGTCGGGTCGGGTCAGAGTCGTCCTCCGCTGAGGCTGTGGCCGACTTGGATGGGTGGTGATTGGGATGAGGGATTCTCATCACTGCGGTTGGGAATTGGGACTTGCAGGTCAACCTCTCCTGAATCCCTCTCTGCTTTGTTAGAGCTGGGATGAGTTGCTGTGTTCCAAGTTTTGCTACAAAGAATTAAATATGAGATCAGAGATGGTAGACAAGATTAATACCCC
Above is a window of Malus sylvestris chromosome 15, drMalSylv7.2, whole genome shotgun sequence DNA encoding:
- the LOC126604209 gene encoding translocase of chloroplast 90, chloroplastic-like, giving the protein MKSLKDWISSQLVSMPLVLPRPLSGSDNFFREESSNEEFDDQGAAHSNTLVTPRIHPAASTSFNSDQENQSGPSLQHAVVENLDHSHNRSGKKKMDPLVRIDDLQVKFLRLLLRLGLSQNNVLVAKVLYRIHLATLIRAEESDLKRVNLRSDRARTVAAEQEASGLPEMDFSLRILVLGKTGVGKSATINSIFDQTMTETNAFRPGTNRIREVVGTVNGIRVTIIDTPGFLPSCTGNFRRNKKIMLSVKKFIRKSPPDIVLFFERLDLMSTSYNDFSLLKQITEVFGPAVWFNTILVMTHSSLALPEGLDGNPVNYESYVRQSTDMVQHYIHQAVFDSRIENPVLLVENHLQCRKNIAGEKILPNGQVWKSQFLLLCICTKVLSDVNILMKFQDSIHLGPSNATHVPSLPHLLSSLLRHRSTISPSGGDVEVDESLVSYTQEEDEYDQLPPIRILTKSQFERLTKSQKKDYLDELDYRETLYLKKQLKEEYRRQMEVKLSKEKNMASGDNSDSQQASQEEAVLLPEMEVPPSFGSNCPAHRYRCLVTSDQWIMRPVLDSHGWDNDVGLDGVSLEAAMQVNRNVFTSVAGQMSKDKQDFSIQSECAAAYLDHSGTTYSVGLDVQSAGKDTIYTLHSNTKLRKLWHNVAESGFSLTSFGNKYYIGGKLEDTISVGKRLKLVMNVGQMMGPEQVAYGGSVEATLRGRDYPVRNDNVSLMMTILSFNKEMVLGGNLQSESRLGRDMRVSVNANMNNRRMGKISIKTSSTDHLQFSMVAAFTIFWALLRKKDVKSTVHE
- the LOC126604210 gene encoding uncharacterized protein LOC126604210 isoform X2, with the translated sequence MAISMEVKLHQKEDGPRVLKVLEALKQASHELQTHPIPHSNSSSAINALLELETESDNILSRDPQLSALSQHLATLKTLVESLRQSSGHLSIRSFLTRCCSTHCLSKLARSIESEIQAWIDRECLHSLTRALEEDPIRDEDKLIKLLTRFEDRVAQGFNHELQDLILKSKIVTSLESVLCESTWSSKRVKEHIAFAIAALIKFNKDVFVGQVLIGRPTISSLIKIASPNAIRVLCALVRLIKSPLVDEIEFNGEIPNIISFLNSEDLEMRVMAMVCVFEIGYFGRKEAIDAMLQEGLIEKLVELQRSEHGGDLMRESREKGFLESHPFSSCVARFTVQLEVGEGLRQRERRAFKQQILVRVREASISDAEAATIFAEVLWGASP
- the LOC126604210 gene encoding uncharacterized protein LOC126604210 isoform X1, producing the protein MVVEKSLQLLMAISMEVKLHQKEDGPRVLKVLEALKQASHELQTHPIPHSNSSSAINALLELETESDNILSRDPQLSALSQHLATLKTLVESLRQSSGHLSIRSFLTRCCSTHCLSKLARSIESEIQAWIDRECLHSLTRALEEDPIRDEDKLIKLLTRFEDRVAQGFNHELQDLILKSKIVTSLESVLCESTWSSKRVKEHIAFAIAALIKFNKDVFVGQVLIGRPTISSLIKIASPNAIRVLCALVRLIKSPLVDEIEFNGEIPNIISFLNSEDLEMRVMAMVCVFEIGYFGRKEAIDAMLQEGLIEKLVELQRSEHGGDLMRESREKGFLESHPFSSCVARFTVQLEVGEGLRQRERRAFKQQILVRVREASISDAEAATIFAEVLWGASP